AGAACTGATTGGTTATGTGCCGATGCGTGCCGTAGTGAAAAGCGAGCTGTACGACAAAACGCTGCGTGAAGACCGTCGTCGCAGAGTCGCGCCGAAAAAACAGACCTGCGTGACGGTAGACGGCAGCGGCAAAGCCTGCAAAAACGCTAACTCAGGAACCTGGATCATCGATTAATCCAGCCGTGACGAGTGCCAGATATGAATAATAATGCTGTTGTGCGCCAGTTCTGTCTGGTGTTTTTCTTTGTGCTGGCCACCCTGGCCAGCGGTTGTGGATCTTCTTCACACAGCGTACCTACCAGCTATAACCTTCAGTTCAGGGCTCATCCGCAAATCAATGAGTCCGCTCCTCTTAAAGTCAGGGTTTTGCTGTTGAAATCGGACGCCACGTTTATGTCTGCCGATTTCTGGTCGCTGCAAAATAACGCTGACAGCGTGCTGGGTGCCAACCTGCTCAACAGTGATGAATTTTTCCTGATGCCCGGCCAGTTGTCGAAAACGCTGAGTGGCAAAAGCGCGCCGGAGGCGCGTTACATAGGCGTGATCGCGGAATATCAGGCTCTGGATGGCAAGAAATGGCGTATCTCCCTGCCGCTTCCGGTGCAGGGTGAGAGCCACTTCTACGAATTCTGGAAATCCTCTGCGGACGAACTGGAAGCGAATCTTTTCCTCGACATCAACGGAATTCGCGTCATTTCCAAA
Above is a genomic segment from Kosakonia radicincitans DSM 16656 containing:
- the tssJ gene encoding type VI secretion system lipoprotein TssJ — protein: MNNNAVVRQFCLVFFFVLATLASGCGSSSHSVPTSYNLQFRAHPQINESAPLKVRVLLLKSDATFMSADFWSLQNNADSVLGANLLNSDEFFLMPGQLSKTLSGKSAPEARYIGVIAEYQALDGKKWRISLPLPVQGESHFYEFWKSSADELEANLFLDINGIRVISK